In one Lolium rigidum isolate FL_2022 chromosome 3, APGP_CSIRO_Lrig_0.1, whole genome shotgun sequence genomic region, the following are encoded:
- the LOC124701053 gene encoding cytosolic sulfotransferase 5-like, producing MDPTQTKSSVDNINAAEERERLVSTLPMREGFWKPYVLYRGFWVSPQVAKSVMLLQDEFKPRADDIILAACPKSGTTWLKALAFTLVNRSRHAVAGDADGHPLLVNSPHDLVPFIEKPDRELYPVAELEALASPRLLATHMPFTLLPASISAVGCRVVYISREPKDVLVSLWHYLNSVSKDYFIKLEKAFELFSQGGSYFGPVWDHYLGYWKQSIAEPDRVLFLKYEEMMADPVKHVKTLAEFLGVPFTVDEVDAGAVEQVVDLCSFQKLKNLPVNSSGTSNLAGWMPMEKSSYFRNGTVGDWANHLTQEMAHKLDGIVQDKLKGSGLAF from the coding sequence ATGGATCCAACTCAAACCAAGAGCAGCGTCGACAATATTAATGCCGCCGAGGAAAGAGAGCGTCTTGTGTCCACGCTCCCAATGAGGGAAGGATTCTGGAAACCGTACGTCCTCTACCGAGGCTTCTGGGTATCTCCGCAGGTGGCCAAGAGCGTCATGCTCTTGCAAGACGAGTTCAAGCCGCGGGCCGACGACATCATCCTCGCCGCGTGCCCCAAGTCCGGCACCACCTGGCTCAAGGCCCTCGCCTTCACCCTCGTCAACCGCTCCCGACATgccgtcgccggagacgccgacggccacccgctGCTTGTCAACAGCCCCCATGACCTCGTGCCGTTCATCGAGAAACCTGACCGGGAGCTCTACCCTGTCGCCGAACTGGAGGCGCTCGCGTCCCCAAGGCTCCTGGCGACCCACATGCCGTTCACACTGCTGCCGGCGAGCATCTCCGCCGTCGGCTGTCGCGTGGTGTACATCAGCCGGGAGCCCAAGGATGTGCTCGTGTCCCTGTGGCACTACTTGAACTCGGTAAGCAAAGACTACTTCATCAAGCTGGAGAAAGCCTTCGAGTTATTCAGCCAAGGGGGGTCATATTTCGGTCCAGTGTGGGACCACTATCTTGGGTACTGGAAACAGAGCATTGCAGAGCCAGATCGGGTCCTCTTCCTCAAGTACGAGGAGATGATGGCCGACCCGGTCAAGCACGTCAAGACCCTCGCCGAGTTCCTTGGAGTCCCGTTCACCGTCGACGAGGTGGACGCCGGAGCCGTGGAGCAGGTCGTGGACCTGTGTAGCTTTCAGAAGCTCAAGAACCTGCCTGTCAACTCCTCGGGGACATCCAACCTGGCTGGTTGGATGCCCATGGAGAAGTCGTCCTACTTCAGGAATGGCACGGTGGGCGATTGGGCCAACCACCTCACCCAAGAGATGGCGCACAAGTTGGACGGCATCGTCCAGGACAAGCTCAAAGGTTCTGGCCTCGCCTTTTGA